Sequence from the Pseudomonas sp. LS.1a genome:
AGGCCACGCCGTGGCTGAACCTGCGCCCGGATGTGCAGTACATCATCGAACCGGGCGCGTTCTCCGGGAAGGACATCGACAACGCGCTGGTGGTTGGCCTGCAGGTCAAGGCTACCTTCTGAATACCCGGGGCCGCGCTGCGGCCCATTCGCGGGTGAACCCGCTCCCACAGGTACTGCACAGGCCTTGAGACTGACGAGATCCTGTGGGAGCGGGTTTACCCGCGAAGAGGCCAGCGCAATCAACCCTGCCTGAGGTAGTCCACCAGCCTCAGCAACATGGCATCACACCCCCGCAACTGCTCGACACTGACGAACTCATCCGGCTTGTGCCCCTGGTCCATGCTCCCTGGCCCACACACAACAGTCGGGATCCCTGCCTGGTCGAACAGCCCGCCTTCGGTACCAAACGCCACCGTACCGAACTGATCCGAGCCACTGAGCAACGCCACCAGGCGAGCCGCCTCACTATCCGCCGGCGTGGCCAGCCCCGGATACGCACTCAACGGCTGCAGGCGAATGGCGCTGGTCGCATTGACCCTGCGCATACGCGGCAGCAATTCAGCCTCGGCATAGGTCTGCAGCTGGTCGGCCACTGCCTGCGCCTCGAACCCCGGCAAGGCCCGCACTTCGAAATCGAACTCGCATTCCGCCGGCACGATGTTCAGTGCCCTGCCCCCTTTGATCACACCGGTCTGCACAGTGGAGAACGGTGGGTCGAAGCGTTCGTCGTGATGCGCCGGCAATGCCAGGGCATCGCCGATCTCACCCAGCTTGCCGATCAGCTTCGCCGCATACTCGATGGCATTCACCCCATAGGGCGCATACGCCGAGTGGCAGGCCGCACCCTGCACCTGGCAGCGCATCGCCAGCTTGCCTTTGTGCCCCAGCACCGGCTTGAGCTCGGTGGGCTCGCCAATCAGGCACAGCCGCGGCTTGTGCGGACGCTGCTCGAGCGCGGCCAGCATCGAGCGCACACCCAGGCAGCCGACTTCTTCGTCATAGGAGAACGCCAGGTGCACCGGCAGGCGCAACGGTTGGGCAAGGAACGCGGGCACAGCCGCCAGTACCGAAGCGATGAAGCCCTTCATGTCAGCCGTGCCACGGCCATACAGGCGCCCGTCGCGTTCACTCAGGGCAAACGGCTCGACCGTCCAGGCCTGGCCGTCCACCGGCACCACATCGGTATGCCCGGACAGCACCACGCCGCCAACGTCCCTGGGGCCGATGGTGGCGAACAGGTTGGCCTTGGTACCCTCCGGGTTATGGAACAACTCGCTCTGCACGCCCAACCCGGCCAGGTAGTCGCGGATGAAGGCAATCAGTTCAAGGTTGGAATCCCGGCTGACCGTGGCAAAGCCGATCAGCCGGGCCAGCAGCGCGCGGCTGGCAAATTCATTCATCGCCCGGCACCCCGTAGCTTGGCGCGGCAGTCGGGTTGAGGGCACGGGTGACGTAATCCTGCATCTGCGGCCGGTACGCCTGCCACAGGCCATCGAGTGCAGCGATCGGGTCCGTCTCGGCCCAGTCCACGCGCAGGTCCACCAACGGCCAGGTCAGCTCGCCGGCGATCTTCAACGCCGCCGAGTGCACCGGCCCGGCCTCGCCGCCTGCGGCCATTGCCGCGTGCATGGCGGCCAGCAGGCGGTCGGCCAGATGCCCGCCGGCTTGTTCAAAGGCCTGTACCATTGCCTCGATCACCTGGGTCGAGGCCAACAGGTTGCCTGCCGCCGCGCATTGCTCACCGACCACGGCGTGGTGCGTGCCCAGGGCTTCCTTACCGGTGAACAGCGCCACCTGGCCATGGCTGTCGATCACCGTGACCTGGCGGTACTCGCTCCAGCCATTGGCGCTCAGCACCCGGTCCAGCGCTGCGGCAGGTGGCAACTGCCCCTGTTCCAGGGCATCGAGAATCTGCGGGCCCAGCGCCGGCAAGGTGATGTTCTGGGTGGCGACCGCGCCCACACCGGCACGTACCCACGGGCAGCGGGCGCCCACGGCGATGCTCGAAGAGCTGATGGCAATACCGACCTGGCCGGTTTCCTGGCAACGACCAATGATGGAAAAAGTCATGTCATGGTTCCTGTTGTGCTGTGCGATGTACGGCATTCTGGGTGGAACCTTCCGGCAGGCGAAACGACCTTTTTCCGAGGGTTTGCCGAGGAAAAAACTATGACCACGAAGCGCTTGAAAAAAGCGCCGGCAAAACCGCCCCTGGAACCGCTGCAGGCGGCAGGATTCAAGGCCTTCGCCGTTTTATCGGCAAGCCCCAGCTAAATACTATTTTCGCCATTTCCACAGCATCCCTAGTCTGGCCCCAGGCAACGG
This genomic interval carries:
- the argE gene encoding acetylornithine deacetylase → MNEFASRALLARLIGFATVSRDSNLELIAFIRDYLAGLGVQSELFHNPEGTKANLFATIGPRDVGGVVLSGHTDVVPVDGQAWTVEPFALSERDGRLYGRGTADMKGFIASVLAAVPAFLAQPLRLPVHLAFSYDEEVGCLGVRSMLAALEQRPHKPRLCLIGEPTELKPVLGHKGKLAMRCQVQGAACHSAYAPYGVNAIEYAAKLIGKLGEIGDALALPAHHDERFDPPFSTVQTGVIKGGRALNIVPAECEFDFEVRALPGFEAQAVADQLQTYAEAELLPRMRRVNATSAIRLQPLSAYPGLATPADSEAARLVALLSGSDQFGTVAFGTEGGLFDQAGIPTVVCGPGSMDQGHKPDEFVSVEQLRGCDAMLLRLVDYLRQG
- a CDS encoding DUF1028 domain-containing protein, with the translated sequence MTFSIIGRCQETGQVGIAISSSSIAVGARCPWVRAGVGAVATQNITLPALGPQILDALEQGQLPPAAALDRVLSANGWSEYRQVTVIDSHGQVALFTGKEALGTHHAVVGEQCAAAGNLLASTQVIEAMVQAFEQAGGHLADRLLAAMHAAMAAGGEAGPVHSAALKIAGELTWPLVDLRVDWAETDPIAALDGLWQAYRPQMQDYVTRALNPTAAPSYGVPGDE